Proteins from a single region of Puntigrus tetrazona isolate hp1 chromosome 2, ASM1883169v1, whole genome shotgun sequence:
- the LOC122355375 gene encoding atypical chemokine receptor 2, translated as MDDLNPEDYEDYYNADGLEEFGVCKKTHVKEFSHAFLPVFYSITCALSVIANLTLLTLFIKCRALRKVLPLHMVISDILFTLSLPFWAVYAGSSDWIFGNVGCKTITLVYMASLYSSNLFVCSQSLQRFLDSACVVSATSIFKRANRNTITCILVWLFSVLGAAAHVSFVGTQHFNNQYICTYHFDDKVGWKIYTRFQMNILGFVVPFLVLLFCSIRVPCVAEFRRVLKVFKHEAAFTVVFFLLWFPYSLVIFLHALQDLHIFFSCTANIRFDFAIHVTECIAFTHVFINPVLYIFLNKKVWQRLRNGCRTSREYLLQESNTSSVISNQGGAIEMKAVQRYQAHDLIISAERPNNFLPKPM; from the coding sequence ATGGATGATTTAAACCCAGAGGACTACGAGGACTATTATAATGCAGACGGACTTGAGGAATTTGGGGTCTGCAAGAAGACACATGTTAAGGAATTCAGCCACGCGTTTCTACCTGTGTTCTACTCCATTACCTGTGCGCTGAGCGTTATCGCCAATTTAACCCTTCTAACGCTGTTCATCAAATGCAGAGCTCTGAGGAAGGTCTTGCCTCTGCACATGGTCATATCGGATATCCTTTTCACACTGAGCCTTCCCTTCTGGGCCGTGTATGCCGGCAGCAGCGATTGGATCTTTGGTAATGTAGGTTGTAAGACAATCACATTGGTTTACATGGCGAGTTTGTACAGCAGCAACCTTTTTGTTTGTAGTCAGAGCTTGCAGAGGTTTTTGGATTCTGCATGTGTCGTTTCTGCCACCAGCATTTTCAAAAGGGCAAATAGGAATACTATCACGTGCATTTTGGTGTGGCTGTTCTCGGTTTTGGGCGCAGCCGCTCACGTCAGCTTCGTTGGGACGCAACATTTCAACAACCAGTACATTTGCACTTATCACTTCGACGATAAAGTCGGTTGGAAAATCTATACAAGATTTCAGATGAACATCCTCGGGTTCGTCGTACCGTTTCTAGTGCTCCTGTTTTGTTCCATCAGAGTACCATGTGTCGCTGAGTTCAGGAGGGTTCTCAAGGTGTTTAAACATGAAGCTGCATTCACCGTCGTGTTTTTCCTCCTCTGGTTCCCCTACAGTCTGGTCATTTTCCTGCATGCTTTGCAAGaccttcacatttttttttcatgcaccgCTAACATACGCTTTGACTTTGCCATTCATGTGACAGAATGCATTGCCTTCACGCATGTTTTCATCAATCCTGTTTTGTacatctttttaaacaaaaaagtctGGCAGCGACTCAGAAACGGCTGCAGAACCTCAAGGGAGTACCTGCTCCAGGAATCCAACACTTCATCTGTCATATCAAATCAGGGTGGAGCTATAGAGATGAAGGCCGTTCAGCGATATCAAGCTCATGACCTGATCATTAGTGCTGAACGACCTAATAACTTCTTACCCAAGCCAATGTAA
- the LOC122324044 gene encoding 5-beta-cholestane-3-alpha,7-alpha-diol 12-alpha-hydroxylase-like has protein sequence MGSLLQILLALFVSVIGALYLLGSFRRRRAGEPPLDKGPIPWFGHVLEFRKDTAKFLQRMKEKHGDIFTVQLGGFYFHFITDPLSFGSVVKEARTKLDFSKFAEQLVSRVFGYHSIESEHKVLQTSSTKHLMGDGLVVMTQAMMYNLQNLMLHSVGSEDDKQWQETGLFTYSYNIVFRAGYLALFGNESVKSMGSLDKAKEIDRIHSDKLFKEFRKYDQLFPNLAYGVLGPSEKMEAERLKRLFWSTLSVQKMRSRDNISGWVSDQQQERDEKGMQEFMQDRYMFLLLWASQGNTGPAAFWLLLYLMKHPDAMNAVKKEVEEILRETGQEVKRGGPLIDLTRDMLLKTLVLDSAVEETLRLTAAPVLTRAVLQDMTINMASGQEYKIRKDDRVAIFPYIAVQVDPEVYPDPYTFKYDRFLTPDGSKKTDFYKGGKKLKYYNMPWGAGTTMCPGRFFATNELKQFVFLMLSYFDFELKNSNEEIPGIDIRRWGFGSMQPTKDIQFRYRLRF, from the coding sequence ATGGGCAGCCTCCTCCAGATCCTGCTGGCTCTATTCGTCTCTGTTATAGGTGCCCTCTACCTTCTGGGGTCTTTTCGGCGCAGACGAGCTGGAGAACCCCCTCTAGATAAGGGCCCTATTCCCTGGTTTGGCCATGTGCTGGAATTCAGGAAAGATACGGCCAAATTCCTGCAGAGAATGAAGGAAAAACACGGAGATATATTCACAGTCCAGCTGGGAggcttttatttccattttatcaCAGACCCACTTTCTTTTGGCTCTGTGGTCAAAGAGGCCAGAACCAAGTTGGACTTCAGTAAATTTGCAGAACAGCTGGTTTCCAGAGTATTTGGCTATCATTCCATTGAAAGCGAACACAAGGTTCTCCAAACATCAAGTACCAAGCATCTCATGGGAGATGGTCTGGTCGTCATGACTCAGGCCATGATGTACAATCTTCAGAATCTGATGCTCCATAGCGTTGGATCAGAAGATGACAAGCAATGGCAAGAAACCGGACTTTTTACGTACAGCTATAATATTGTCTTTCGCGCAGGCTATTTGGCTCTGTTCGGGAATGAGTCGGTCAAAAGCATGGGATCTTTGGATAAGGCGAAGGAAATCGACCGGATACATTCGGACAAGCTTTTCAAAGAATTCAGAAAATACGACCAGCTATTTCCGAATCTGGCTTATGGTGTGCTGGGACCCAGTGAGAAGATGGAGGCAGAGCGTTTGAAAAGGCTGTTCTGGAGCACGCTTTCAGTGCAGAAGATGAGATCCAGAGACAACATCAGCGGCTGGGTGAGCGACCAGCAACAGGAGAGAGACGAGAAGGGCATGCAGGAGTTCATGCAGGACCGATACATGTTTCTGCTTCTGTGGGCGTCTCAAGGAAACACGGGTCCTGCAGCATTCTGGCTGCTCCTGTACCTGATGAAGCACCCCGATGCAATGAATGCCGTCAAGAAAGAAGTTGAGGAGATTCTCAGAGAAACGGGGCAGGAGGTAAAACGAGGCGGGCCGCTGATTGATCTCACTAGAGATATGCTCCTCAAAACACTGGTCCTAGACAGTGCAGTCGAGGAGACCCTCCGTCTGACAGCCGCCCCGGTCCTTACCAGAGCTGTTTTGCAGGATATGACCATCAATATGGCCAGCGGACAAGAATACAAGATCCGCAAGGACGACAGAGTGGCCATTTTCCCTTACATAGCCGTTCAGGTGGACCCAGAAGTTTACCCGGATCCCTACACCTTCAAGTACGACCGCTTCCTCACGCCGGATGGAAGCAAAAAGACTGATTTCTACAAAGGTGGGAAGAAACTCAAGTACTACAACATGCCTTGGGGAGCAGGAACAACTATGTGCCCTGGGAGATTCTTCGCCACAAATGAGCTGAAGCAGTTTGTCTTTCTCATGCTGTCCTACTTTGACTTTGAGCTGAAAAATTCCAATGAAGAGATTCCAGGTATTGATATCAGACGATGGGGGTTTGGCTCCATGCAACCAACTAAAGACATCCAGTTTAGATACAGACtcagattttaa